A region from the Hydra vulgaris chromosome 10, alternate assembly HydraT2T_AEP genome encodes:
- the LOC100214222 gene encoding beta-ureidopropionase produces MTKEVKSLDDILSRNLKDEDLQEVQRLLYGEPVAKISLTEDSISFAADNNFEICGYKMTALQEEERPPRIVRVAAIQNKIVLPTDAPILEQIKAIHERAKLFIEAAASNQVNILCFQEAWTMPFAFCTREKHPWCQFAELAENGATTIFLQHLAKKHNMVIISPILERDEAHQDILWNTAVVISNKGSYLGKSRKNHIPRVGDFNESTYYMESELGHPVFETLFGRVAINICFGRHHPLNWLSFGLNGAEIVFNPSATVGALSEPMWPIEARCAAIANSYFTVAINRVGKEFFPNEFTSGDGKPAHKDFGHFYGSSYISAPNGSRTPGLSRINDGIIIAELDLNLCRQVKDKWGFQMTQRLPLYAKFLKDASSPEFKRKIIKD; encoded by the coding sequence ATGACAAAAGAGGTTAAAAGTTTGGACGATATTTTATCAAGAAACTTGAAAGATGAAGACCTTCAAGAAGTTCAGAGGTTGTTGTATGGTGAACCAGTTGCTAAAATTAGTCTGACAGAAGATTCAATTTCATTTGCTGctgataataattttgaaatttgtggTTATAAAATGACGGCTCTCCAAGAAGAAGAGCGCCCTCCTCGAATTGTGCGAGTCGCtgctattcaaaataaaattgttcttCCTACCGATGCACCGATTTTGGAGCAAATTAAGGCCATTCATGAAAgagctaaactttttattgaggCAGCAGCTAGtaatcaagtaaatattttgtgtttccAAGAGGCTTGGACAATGCCGTTTGCATTTTGCACTCGTGAAAAGCATCCGTGGTGTCAGTTTGCAGAGTTAGCTGAAAATGGTGCTactacaatatttttacaacatttagCCAAGAAACATAATATGGTTATTATTTCACCTATACTTGAAAGGGACGAAGCTCACCAAGATATTTTGTGGAACACTGCAGTAGTAATATCAAACAAAGGGAGTTACCTGGGTAAATCTCGCAAAAATCATATTCCTCGAGTTGGAGATTTCAATGAGTCCACATACTATATGGAGAGTGAATTAGGCCATCCAGTATTTGAAACATTGTTTGGTAGAGTTGCTATAAATATTTGCTTTGGTCGTCATCATCCTTTAAATTGGCTTAGCTTTGGTTTAAATGGTGCAGAAATTGTATTTAATCCTTCCGCTACAGTTGGTGCTTTAAGTGAACCTATGTGGCCGATTGAAGCAAGATGTGCTGCTATTGCGAATTCGTATTTTACTGTTGCAATAAATCGAGTCGGAAAAGAATTTTTTCCTAACGAATTCACATCTGGAGATGGTAAACCAGCACACAAGGATTTTGGTCATTTTTATGGGTCAAGTTACATATCTGCACCTAATGGATCCCGTACGCCTGGTCTTTCACGCATTAATGACGGAATAATTATTGCTGAGTTAGATTTAAATTTGTGTCGTCAAGTTAAAGATAAATGGGGTTTTCAAATGACTCAAAGATTGCCATTATATGCTAAGTTTCTAAAGGATGCATCATCTCCcgaatttaaaagaaagattattAAAGACTAA